A window of Castanea sativa cultivar Marrone di Chiusa Pesio chromosome 1, ASM4071231v1 contains these coding sequences:
- the LOC142613655 gene encoding WD-40 repeat-containing protein MSI4 — MESQQQGPVVKKKETRGRKPKPKEDKKDESAKPKEGKKAQHQQQQQQQQQQQQQQQQQQQSAVDDKYTQWKTLVPVLYDWLANHNLVWPSLSCRWGPQLEQATYKNRQRLYLSEQTDGSVPNTLVIANCEVVKPRVAAAEHISQFNEEARSPFVKKFKTIIHPGEVNRIRELPQNSKIVATHTDSPDVLIWDVEAQPNRHAVLGATNSRPDLILTGHQDNAEFALAMCPTEPYVLSGGKDKSVVLWSIQDHISTSAGSGGSITKQNSKPGEGNDKTADGPSVGPRGVYIGHEDTVEDVAFCPSSAQEFCSVGDDSCLILWDARVGTSPAVKVEKAHNADLHCVDWNPHDDNLILTGSADNSVRMFDRRNLSSNGVGSPIYKFEGHRAAVLCVQWSPDKSSVFGSSAEDGLLNIWDHEKVGKKVERAARSPSSPPGLFFQHAGHRDKVVDFHWNAFDPWTIVSVSDDCDTTGGGGTLQIWRMSDLIYRPEEEVLAELEKFKSHVVSCASKARES; from the exons atggagtCGCAGCAGCAAGGTCCAgtggtgaagaagaaggagaCTCGGGGCCGGAAGCCGAAACCCAAGGAAGACAAGAAAGACGAATCTGCGAAGCCCAAGGAAGGCAAGAAGGCCCAGCaccagcaacaacaacaacaacaacaacagcagcagcagcagcagcagcaacagcaacaaTCCGCTGTAGACGACAAGTACACTCAGTGGAAAACCCTCGTCCCTGTTCTCTACGACTGGCTCGCCAACCACAACCTCGTTTGGCCTTCTCTCTCTTGCCG GTGGGGCCCTCAGCTGGAGCAAGCTACTTACAAGAATCGCCAGCGTCTCTATCTCTCTGAACAG ACTGATGGTAGTGTTCCAAATACTCTGGTCATTGCAAATTGTGAAGTGGTCAAACCTAGGGTTGCAGCCGCAGAGCACATATCCCAG ttCAATGAAGAAGCACGTTCACCGTTTGTTAAGAAGTTCAAGACCATCATTCATCCTGGAGAG GTGAACAGAATCAGGGAACTGCCACAGAACTCTAAGATAGTGGCCACTCATACTGATAGTCCTGAT GTTCTCATTTGGGATGTTGAAGCTCAACCAAACCGTCATGCTGTCCTTGGAGCTACGAATTCTCGTCCAGATTTG ATTTTGACCGGACATCAAGATAATGCAGAATTTGCTCTTGCAATGTGCCCAACTGAACCCTATGTACTATCTGGAG GGAAGGACAAGTCCGTGGTTTTGTGGAGTATTCAGGACCATATATCAACCTCTGCAGGATCTGGGGGCTCAATTACTAAGCAAAACTCTAAACCTGGGGAAGGCAATGATAAAACTGCTGATGGCCCTTCCGTTGGACCGCGGGGTGTCTACATTGGGCATGAGGATACAGTTGAAGATGTGGCATTCTGTCCATCGAG TGCACAGGAGTTTTGTAGTGTAGGTGATGATTCTTGCCTCATATTATGGGATGCACGAGTTGGTACTAGCCCAGCTGTTAAG GTTGAAAAGGCACATAATGCTGATCTTCACTGTGTTGATTGGAATCCCCATGATGATAACCTTATTCTAACTGG GTCGGCAGATAACTCTGTTCGTATGTTTGATCGCCGAAATCTCTCTTCAAATGGAGTTGGGTCACCTATCTATAAATTTGAGGGTCACAGAGCTGCTGTTCTCTGTGTTCAG TGGTCTCCAGACAAATCATCTGTCTTTGGAAGTTCTGCAGAGGATGGTCTCCTGAACATCTGGGATCATGAGAAG GTTGGTAAGAAGGTAGAGCGAGCAGCAAGAAGTCCAAGTTCTCCACCTGGCTTGTTTTTCCAGCATGCTGGGCACAG GGACAAAGTTGTTGACTTCCATTGGAATGCATTTGATCCATGGACAATTGTTAGTGTGTCTGATGATTGTGATACCACTGGTGGAGGAGGGACATTGCAG ATATGGCGGATGAGCGATCTGATCTACAGGCCTGAAGAGGAGGTTCTAGCAGAGCTTGAGAAATTCAAGTCACATGTGGTT